A genome region from Cutaneotrichosporon cavernicola HIS019 DNA, chromosome: 5 includes the following:
- the TOF1 gene encoding uncharacterized protein (Timeless protein): MLDAPNNNHHGPIMDDSDTMSSPPRGRSLGLGVEEEDRHEIFMPAVQNLVNALGGYERVATPDGGWELIYRPGDSVLAVIKDLKKLWRKDDADDDRTVARCMYQANLMKELIGLVGEVYNRGEWGRKVALMACDLIAALTWPIDVAAELKELQDEGPVVTDYASLLRAQVEYKSQILQSDTLRCVLSLMLPCFGRERRDERDDRIISLCLHIVRNLLTIRDVRAPDTATGEAEELSHLQSDLIVQLDKLEYLDLFLTMAADSDRSVGFNSYNMLLLDILHLMYRCIRPEELSKDQATASAQDLAKLLADEERQKRLSSMAKSTRHSRFGTTLQVRLPEQRIILHNQAAMTADPALMLDLVKKGKAPIKKRIQDELILNTPLTTDAIHVLQGFTKQLLEYFNTFFRSILKDIRMERKKVRPTDNIRTLFVSSTLVEYLLILRRKKQTQLEESARRRERDSVAKRSSEQKAQERKEVKEKVDEELPLGWAIELVDLDSLRWVSARMRTAFDEVAWTELEASIDCFTQVLLVLEAMSSSTNQEDVDAGNLLQNQLYYNAEILEASIQVVSNFKQQSYSYLDSVITFAYTLFKMLEKYSKSQAYMFVRKRKPTSKKLPPPSSNRGEEAPIPEEYRNEEEEDYEEERERPQFAEHKFTFEAFERQLANEPVTHTLLSYLGRYRTFEDATPFKRVVSLMHRQVVKAQAEGLYFSVSTLNLFRHILDDKPRLPAGDGTRDLYRLIEFLLRKFFKRLEADPFVMVEIFLPKSLGRWKSLSSYVVEDKVHDSERARVREQMGPPELEFIKKNNLSWSEQMAVAIRMLLDADHEDWVRWIISTLEIALASRLQIVFNVDGDQARASYDSDDDDVVHHLAGPSIEAQEKFERHDLDANTDERRKAVTQDQHMRLMLKLVSFEQTEETHNEDRTWFIPQTVMPDSLQASMGALNQYLLNPPMLDKDPKTLVRPVRQRRAKSPEYDSEGEMVMPPPRKRQHKDELQVYKSAAYIMDSDDEVDDEAFFTREAELRAEMSSLAQAAGHVMRKTGTKRKRKNKGVEPLSLAEMDVNMLNDDADDEPRGRSRSVVLSDSDGESPVKRVRASVSPMSTTSDAPVTQTRRRLAVVDSEDDE, from the exons ATGTTGGACGCGCCAAACAACAACCACCACGGACCCATCAtggacgacagcgacacCATGTCCAGCCCACCACGAGGCCGATCGCTCGGCTTAGGGgtagaggaggaagacCGCCATGAGATCTTCATGCCGGCGGTCCAGAACCTCGTCAACGCGCTCGGTGGCTACGAGCGAGTGGCCACTCCAGACGGTGGATGGGAATTGATATACCGCCCCGGCGACTCGGTGCTGGCCGTCATAAAGGATCTCAAGAAACTGTGGCGTAAGGACGAcgcagacgacgaccgTACCGTCGCGCGGTGCATGTACCAGGCGAACCTGATGAAAGAGCTCATCGGgctcgttggcgaggtgTACAACCGCGGAGagtgggggaggaaggtcgcGCTCATGGCAT gcgaCCTCATTGCGGCACTCACTTGGCCGATCGACGtggccgccgagctcaaggagctgcAGGACGAGGGACCTGTTGTGACGGACTACGCGAGTCTCCTGCGAGCCCAGGTCGAGTACAAGTCGCAGATCCTGCAGAGCGACACGCTGCGCTGTGTGCTCAGCCTCATGCTCCCCTGCTTTGGGAgagagcggcgcgacgaACGAGACGACCGTATCATCTCGCTGTGCCTCCACATCGTCCGGAACTTGCTAACTATCCGGGACGTTCGCGCTCCGGACACCGCAActggcgaggcggaggagtTGTCACATCTCCAG TCTGACCTCATTGTCCAGCTGGACAAGTTGGAATACCTCGACCTGTTTCTGACTATGGCTGCGGACTCGGACCGCTCAGTCGGCTTCAATTCGTACAACAtgctgctcctcgacatcctccacctcatGTACCGATGTATCCGGCCAGAGGAGCTGAGCAAGGACCAGGCCACCGCGTCGGCGCAGGACCTTGCCAAGCTCCTTGCTGATGAGGAGCGACAAAAGAGGTTGTCCAGCATGGCCAAGTCGACGCGGCACTCACGCTTTGGAACGACGCTCCAAGTGCGATTG CCGGAACAGAGAATCATCCTTCACAACCAGGCGGCCATGACCGCTGACCCGGCGCTGATGCTGGATCTCGTGAAGAAAGGCAAGGCACCCATCAAGAAGCGCATCCAGGATGAACTGATCCTCAACACCCCCCTAACAACGGACGCCATTCACGTGCTGCAAGGCTTCACCAAGCAGCTTCTCGAGTACTTCAACA CCTTCTTCCGCTCCATCCTCAAGGACATCCGCATGGAGCGCAAAAAGGTGCGACCAACAGACAACATCCGCACACTGTTCGTCTCGTCGACTTTGGTTGAGTACCTCCTAATCCTTCGCCGTAAGAAGCAAACACAATTGGAGGAGTCTGCCCGGCGGCGGGAACGGGACTCCGTAGCAAAGAGGAGTTCGGAGCAGAAGGCTCAGGAGCGgaaggaggtcaaggaaAAGGTGGATGAGGAATTGCCACTCGGATGGGCAATTGAGCTGGTTGATCTCGACTCGCTCCGGTGGGTCTCGGCGCGCATGAGGACAGCCTTCGACGAAGTTGCGTGGACTGAACTAGAGGCCTCAATTGACTGCTTCACCCAGGTT CTGCTCGTTCTGGAGgccatgtcctcgtcaacaaaCCAGGAGGATGTTGACGCGGGCAACCTTCTGCAGAACCAATTGTACTACAACGCCGAGATTCTCGAGGCATCGATCCAGGTCGTGTCCAATTTCAAACAGCAGTCGTACAG CTACCTCGACTCCGTGATCACGTTCGCATACACGCTCTTCAAAATGCTCGAGAAGTACTCCAAGTCGCAAGCGTACATGTTCgtgcgcaagcgcaagccGACCAGCAAGAAGCTCCCTCCGCCGAGTTCCAAcaggggagaggaggcccCGATCCCTGAAGAATACcgcaacgaggaggaggaagactatgaggaggagcgcgaaAGGCCCCAGTTTGCAGAGCACAAGTTTACATTCGAAGCCTTTGAGAGG caactCGCTAATGAGCCTGTGACGCACACACTGTTATCCTATCTTGGAAGGTACAGGACATTCGAGGATGCGACGCCGTTCAAGCGTGTCGTGAGTCTCATGCACCGCCAGGTGGTCAAGGCACAGGCCGAGGGGCTGTACTTCAGCGTGTCGAcgctcaacctcttccGTCACATCCTTGATGACAAGCCCCGGCTGCCTGCTGGCGACGGCACGCGCGACCTGTACCGCCTCATCGAGTTTCTGCTGCGCAAGTTCTTTAAGCGGCTTGAAGCAGACCCTTTTGTCATGGTCGAGATTTTCCTCCCCAAGTCACTTGGGCGGTGGAAGAGCCTGTCGTCGTATGTTGTGGAGGACAAGGTCCACGATTCCGAGCGTGCCCGTGTGCGCGAGCAG ATGGGGCCGCCAGAGCTCGAGTTCATCAAGAAGAACAACCTGTCGTGGAGCGAACAGATGGCTGTGGCGATCAGGATGTTGCTTGATGCGGACCACGAGGATTGGGTGCGGTGGATCATCTCG ACACTCGAGATCGCGCTGGCGTCTCGTCTCCAAATCGTCTtcaacgtcgacggcgaccaGGCCCGCGCGTCGtacgacagcgacgacgacgatgttGTGCACCACCTTGCTGGACCGAGTATAGAAGCTCAGGAGAAGTTTGAACGACATG ACCTCGATGCCAACACGGATGAGCGGCGGAAGGCGGTTACGCAGGACCAGCACATGCGGCTCATGCTCAAGCTCGTGTCATTCGAGCAGACGGAAGAGACTCACAATGAAGACCGAACGTGGTTCATCCCCCAGACTGTCATGCCCGATTCCCTCCAGGCGTCTATGGGCGCCCTGAACCAATACCTCCTCAACCCGCCAATGCTGGACAAGGACCCAAAGACGCTGGTGCGCCCCGTacgccagcgccgcgcaAAGTCGCCAGAATACGACTCGGAAGGGGAGATGGTCATGCCACCTCCGCGCAAGCGGCAGcacaaggacgagctgcaggTATACAAGTCTGCGGCGTACATCATGGACTCGGACGATGAGGTAGACGACGAGGCATTCTTCACACGCGAAGCCGAGCTCCGTGCGGAGATGAGCTCTCTCGCCCAGGCGGCCGGGCATGTTATGCGGAAGACGGGCACGAAGCGGAAGCGCAAGAACAAGGGAGTCGAACCCTTGTCTCTGGCGGAAATGGACGTGAACATGTTGAACGACGACGCTGACGACGAACCGCGCGGGCGCAGCCGTAGCGTCGTACTAAGTgacagcgacggcgagtcACCAGTGAAGCGAGTACGCGCAAGCGTCTCCCcgatgtcgacgacgagtgaCGCGCCCGTCACAcagacgcggcggcggctggcggtAGTAGACTCTGAAGATGACGAGTAG
- the NMA1 gene encoding uncharacterized protein (Cytidylyltransferase-like) produces MGLHSFHNDSPPFAGASTMEHPEPSSLSLGETVHSTISRSSDPRTSPVTSTRVISEATPQGSVGDEEAGRARSRRLVSGYRFGNPPSPLVVNNGLTMSSTCAYEGDDTALELERDTQQSDSPPLSEPEESALDHNESTLGGKPTATRRRSERASHRGAVWGMDTLVGLNDGEADADDRAPKSEHPTQAYLLGDGGEPGQYHFPRHRLKTRMKDESKIPLVIVACGSFSPPTYLHLRMFEMAKDEIVESGTYEIMAGYYSPVSSYYKKAGLAPAIDRVRMCELAVEHTSTWLMVDPWEAGQPEYQRTAVVLEHFEEMLNGNGGVYMADGSRRRYKVMLLAGGDLIESFGEPGVWAEPDLHIILGRFGCLIVERAGSDVWAFLLSHDILYHHRRNVIVIKQLIYNDISSTKVRLFVRRGMSIKYLLPNSVIQYIHEHKLYREPDRKMIGGRAPQRNTRTDEM; encoded by the exons ATGGGGCTACACAGTTTCCACAATGACTC ccctcCCTTTGCCGGCGCGTCGACAATGGAACACCCCGAgccctcctctctctctctcggGGAAACCGTGCACTCGACGATATCGCGCTCTTCAGACCCTCGCACATCCCCAGTAACCTCAACACGGGTAATCTCGGAGGCGACACCACAAGGCTCAgttggtgacgaggaggcagggcgtgcgcgctcgcgccgcctcgtaTCTGGCTACCGCTTCGGCAACCCACCCTCTCCGTTGGTCGTGAACAACGGGCTTACCATGAGCTCGACTTGTGCgtacgagggcgacgacactgcactcgagctcgagcgggACACGCAGCAGAGTGACTCGCCACCTCTCAGCGAGCCAGAAGAGAGTGCACTCGACCACAACGAGTCGACCCTTGGGGGCAAGCCGACCGCAACGCGGCGCCGGAGCGAACGCGCGAGCCACCGCGGCGCTGTTTGGGGAATGGACACGCTCGTCGGGTTAAATGACggggaggcggacgcggacgacCGCGCCCCAAAGAGCGAGCATCCCACACAAGCTTATTTGCTCGgggatggcggcgagcCGGGCCAGTACCACTTCCCTAGACATCGTCTCAAGACGCGCATGAAGG ACGAGTCCAAGATCCCACTCGTCATCGTGGCGTGTGGCTCGttctcgccacccacctacctccaccttcGCATGTTCGAGATGGCCAAAGACGAGATTGTCGAGTCGGGGACGTACGAGATTATGGCAGGCTACTACTCGCCCGTGTCGAGCTACTACAAAAAGGCTGGGCTTGCGCCGGCGATCGACCGCGTGCGGATGTGCGAGTTGGCCGTCGAACACACGTCGACGTGGCTCATGGTAGACCCCTGGGAGGCCGGGCAACCAGAGTACCAGCGCACGGCCGTTGTACTGGAGCACTTTGAGGAGATGCTGAACGGCAACGGTGGCGTCTACATGGCGGACGGGAGCAGGCGGAGGTACAAGGTCATGCTGTTGGCCGGTGGCGACCTCATCGAGAGCTTTGGCGAGCCGGGCGTGTGGGCCGAGCCAGAT CTCCACATCATCCTCGGACGCTTCGGGTgcctcatcgtcgagcGTGCCGGTTCGGACGTGTGGGCGTTCCTTCTCTCGCACGACATCTTGTATCATCACCG TCGCAACGTCATAGTGATCAAGCAGCTGATCTATAACGACATTTCGTCCACAAAGGTGCGCCTCTTCGTCCGCCGCGGCATGAGCATCAAGTACCTCCTGCCCAACTCGGTCATCCAGTACATACACGAGCACAAGCTGTATCGTGAGCCGGACCGCAAGATGATCGGGGG CCGCGCGCCTCAGCGTAATACGAGGACCGACGAAATGTAG
- the PRO3 gene encoding uncharacterized protein (Belongs to the pyrroline-5-carboxylate reductase family), with the protein MSQNNTKMGYTLGVLGCGTMGVAILSGVLSSLEARLASYPNGRNTPREPTSGISTPTASMFLEAPEETLPMKFVATVGREETARKLRKTFENHNSLGAGVDVRCGKGANVSAARDADVILICSKPQIAKSILEEEGMKAAVEGKMVVSICAGVTISQLKSWVPESTLVARAMPNTPCKIREGMTIVTPLPDPKSRSLILAIFTSCGRCRFLDEKHFDACTALAGSGPAFVSLVLEAMADGAVMMGLPRAEALEIAAQTIQGTGRMALYGGLHPAQLKDSVTTPGGCTIAGLLTMEDGRVRSTMARAIQVATNHAAGLGQDKK; encoded by the exons ATGTCTCAAAACAACACCAAAATGGGCTACACTCTCGGCGTTCTCG gctGTGGCACGATGGGTGTCGCCATCCTCTCGGGTGTCCTTTCCTCCCTCGAGgctcgcctcgcctcctACCCCAATGGCCGTAACACTCCCCGCGAGCCCACATCCGGCATCTCTACTCCCACCGCCAGCATGTTCCTTGAGGCTCCGGAGGAGACGCTTCCCATGAAGTTCGTTGCGACTGTTGggcgcgaggagacggcCCGTAAGCTGCGCAAGACGTTTGAGAACCACAACTCGCTCGGTgcgggcgtcgacgtgcgTTGCGGCAAGGGTGCCAAcgtctcggcggcgcgcgacgcagATGTCATCCTCATCTGCTCCAAGCCGCAAATCGCAAAGTCTATCCttgaagaggaggggatgAAGGCTGCGGTGGAGGGCAAGATGGTGGTTTCTATTTGCGCAGGTGTTACTATTAGCCAGCTTAAGAGCTGGGTGCCAGAGAGCACGCTTGTTGCGCGAGCTATGCCCAACACGCCTTGCAAG ATCCGCGAGGGCATGACGATTGTCACCCCCCTTCCGGACCCCaagtcgcgctcgctcatcctcgcaaTCTTTACGTCGTGTGGCCGTTgccgcttcctcgacgagaagcaCTTTGACGCCTGCACTGCGCTTGCGGGCTCGGGCCCTGCGTTCGTctcgctcgtcctcgaagCCATGGCCGATGGTGCGGTCATGATGGGTCTTCCCCGCGCTGAGGCATTGGAGATTGCTGCACAGA CTATCCAGGGAACTGGCCGTATGGCGCTCTATGGGGGCCTGCACCCAgcgcagctcaaggacaGCGTCACCA CGCCGGGCGGTTGCACGATTGCGGGCCTGCTTACGATGGAGGACGGGCGTGTGCGTTCGACGATGGCGCGCGCAATCCAGGTGGCGACCAACCA CGCTGCGGGCCTGGGCCAGGACAAGAAGTAG
- the NOP58 gene encoding uncharacterized protein (NOSIC (NUC001) domain), producing the protein MLVLTETPIGFAVFKLGNDYKLDNKDLWKEFETPEKAGKALKLQALQRFTSTAAAVEDLAAIQDGRLTETLEKFISDAAAGGDDKKKKKKKVEEMLIVSEPKLAATITKSLKIPVLSDSTTQDLYRGIRQQLSSLLGGIDQKDLNTMALGLGHSLSRFKLKFSTDKVDTMVIQAIALLDDLDKEINIYSMRVKEWFGWHFPEMGKIITDNLAYARIIKAMGFRTNAATTDFSMILPEELEASVKQAAELSMGTEISDTDMAHIDSLCDQVISITEYRTQLSEYLRNRMQAIAPNLTALVGELVGARLISHAGSLMNLAKFPASTVQILGAEKALFRALKTKHDTPKYGIIYHASLVGQAPQKLKGKMARMTATKASLSIRVDALSDADTKMDVQAAQLGIENRVKLESRLRALEHRAGIASVRTATSGSGRQQPKFELTGTSGSYNAATDDVKPNGLLATEPETKEDKKDKKKRKSEAADETMDVDPDETVVPGETKEERKARKAAKKAAKEEKKKRRASEAADGDGEKKKKKKRASEAA; encoded by the exons ATGCTCGTCCTCACTGAGACCCCCATTGGCTTCGCCGTGTtcaagctcggcaacgACTACAAGCTCGACAACAAGGACTTGTGGAAGGAGTTTGAGACTCCCGAGAAGGCCGGCAAGGCCCTCAAGCTGCAGGCTCTCCAGCGCTTCACTTCGACCGCTGCGGCAGTCGAGGACCTGGCTGCGATCCAGGATGGGCGCCTGACTGAGACCCTCGAGAAGTTTATCTCGGATGCAGCTGCTGGCGGCGAtgacaagaagaagaagaagaagaaggtcgaggagatgctCATCGTCTCGGAGCCCAAGCTTG CCGCGACCATCACCAAGAGCCTCAAGATCCCCGTCCTCTCCGACTCGACCACCCAGGACCTGTACCGTGGTATCCGTCAGCAGCTCTCGTCGCTGCTCGGCGGCATCGACCAGAAGGACTTGAACACTATGGctctcggtctcggccactcgctctcgcgcTTCAAGCTCAAGTTCTCCACTGACAAGGTCGACACCATGGTCATCCAGGCCATTGCgctccttgacgacctTGACAAGGAGATCAACATCTACTCGATGCGTGTCAAGGAGTGGTTCGGCTGGCACTTCCCCGAGATGGGCAAGATCATCACCGACAACCTCGCCTACGCCCGCATCATCAAGGCCATGGGCTTCCGCACCAACGCTGCCACCACCGACTTCTCTATGATCCTCcccgaggagcttgaggctAGCGTCAAGCAGGCTGCCGAGCTGTCGATGGGTACCGAGATTTCGGACACGGACATGGCCCACATCGACTCGCTTTGCGACCAGGTCATCAGCATCACCGAGTACCGCACCCAGCTGAGCGAGTACCTCCGCAACCGCATGCAGGCGATTGCGCCTAACCTCACTGCgcttgtcggcgagctcgtcggtgCACGCCTCATCAGTCACGCCGGTTCGCTTATGAACCTCGCCAAGTTCCCTGCCTCGACTGTCCAGATCCTCGGGGCGGAGAAGGCCCTCTTCCGTGCCCTCAAGACCAAGCACGACACGCCCAAGTACGGCATCATCTACCACGCCTCGCTGGTCGGCCAGGCACCCCAGAagctcaagggcaagaTGGCGCGCATGACCGCCACCAAGGCGTCGCTCTCTATCCGTGTCGACGCCCtctccgacgccgacaccaAGATGGATGTGCAGGccgcccagctcggcaTTGAGAACcgcgtcaagctcgagtcGCGTCTGCGTGCCCTCGAGCACCGCGCCGGTATTGCGTCGGTCCGCACCGCCACCTCGGGCTCTGGCCGCCAGCAGCCCAAGTTTGAGTTGACCGGCACGTCTGGGTCATACAACGCTGCCACggacgacgtcaagcccAATGGCCTGCTTGCGACCGAGCccgagaccaaggaggacaagaaggacaagaagaagcgaAAGAGtgaggcggccgacgagacgatggacgtcgacccCGACGAGACCGTCGTGCCCGGCGAGACAaaggaggagcgcaaggcaAGGAAagcggccaagaaggcggccaaggaggagaagaagaagcgccgcGCGTCCGAAGCCGCCGACGGAGACGgtgagaagaagaagaagaagaagcgcgccTCCGAGGCCGCCTAA
- a CDS encoding uncharacterized protein (Las17-binding protein actin regulator), producing the protein MGLNSPLPSSLRDECRKAAKIIRSFVDTHNNGLDKVIPRYVLERAAGFAIFTVAKAGFLFSARAGSGLVIARTEDGSWSPPTAIGVAGVGFGGQAGAEVTDFLIVLNSRAAVATFMAAGSLTLGGNLSLAVGPLGRNAEGSGSLNTKGQLAAMYSYSKTKGLFGGVSVEGTVIAERQDANRLAYGASTTAKQILTGAFDPPDWAYVLIDELNRSTGLPGGQTWVNDAPEDAGAMGWSSPFGGRTGAGYAFGEGVGAGGTTSNRKRSSSLFSIGGNGKKRDDADAAANAMFYSSSAAPSPNHTGSSRGRSTPLDERPPPTRPWEERRAASLIPFSKSMNFPSLVKDKDRKMGPSSESYNSNNEPDLAGRDSARSSRRNSIMRPYSAKPTPSPFASELDGSRTGTPRNGTPRSSPPPPAFGRRSPVSSSERSSSDRDNDLLGSDEWGSRSSKYNQSQSQSQSSKISQSGERDLMGSWDADSHGLTTHFSKLSTSNNEYGNGNGIPGFGSKGLSPKRTPNRTPNRSRGNSRASQTPFDPIDEVRVHETTSTFATRDWSLPANIVPSREKKQLWRERKERPFSSSYATPSGWDWKDEEERDRQSDHEVDLTHDDHRPFDDYMPTTRAPAPKPNLALKAGLDAADGYARAVALHDFAASADGDLALRKGQVVIVLDGDGDAGEWWKGRSTSGATGLFPANYVEVLHIPRDLQGGITRSMLRRRVLAFDL; encoded by the exons ATGGGCCTCAACTCGCCCCTCCCAT CATCTCTGCGCGACGAATGCCGGAAGGCAGCAAAGATCA TCCGCAGCTTTGTCGATACCCACAATAATGGCCTGGACAAG GTCATCCCCCGCTACGTTCTTGAACGGGCGGCCGGCTTTGCGATCTTCACTGTCGCAAAGGCTggcttcctcttctccgccCGCGCCGGAAGCGGACTCGTGATTGCACGGACCGAGGATGGCT CGTGGAGTCCACCTACTGCCATTGGCGTCGCCGGCGTTGGGTTCGGCGGACAGGCAGGTGCTGA AGTTACCGACTTCCTGATTGTGCTCAACTCCCGGGCGGCCGTCGCCACTTTTATGGCCGCCGGGAGCCTAACACTCGGAGGCAACCTTTCTCTCGCCGTTGGCCCTCTTGGACGTAACGCCGAGGGCTCTGGCTCCCTCAACACCAAGGGCCAACTGGCCGCCATGTACTCTTACTCGAAGACCAAGGGGCTGTTCGGCGGCGTCTCGGTGGAAGGCACTGTCATTGCTGAGCGCCAAGACGCGAACCGCCTCGCGTACGGGGCCAGCACGACCGCTAAGCAGATCTTAACAGGTGCATTCGATCCGCCAGACTGGGCTTACGTGCTCATCGACGAGTTGAACCGCTCCACGGGTCTGCCTGGTGGGCAGACTTGGGTCAACGATGCGCCCGAGGATGCTGGCGCAATGGGCTGGAGTTCGCCATTCGGTGGACGCACCGGTGCTGGTTACGCAtttggcgagggcgtcggcgcgggcggtACGACCTCGAACAGAAAGCGGTCCAGCTCTCTTTTCTCGATCGGTGGCAATGGCAAGAAGCGTGACGATGCAGATGCAGCCGCCAACGCCATGTTCTACAGCTcgtccgccgcgccgtcgcccaaTCACACGGGATCGAGCCGCGGACGCAGCACGCCGCTGGACGagcgcccgccgcccacgcGGCCGTGGGAAGAacgccgcgcagcctcgcTCATCCCGTTCAGCAAGAGCATGAACTTCCccagcctcgtcaaggacaaggatAGAAAGATGGGGCCGTCGAGCGAGTCCTACAACTCCAACAACGAGCCCGACTTGGCCGGTCGCGACTCTGCCCGCTCATCGCGCCGGAACAGCATCATGCGGCCGTACAGCGCCaagccgacgccgtcaccgTTTGCGTCCGAGCTCGATGGCTCGCGCACCGGCACGCCTCGCAATGGAACACCACGCAGCTCgcccccgccgccggctTTTGGCCGGCGCTCGCCTGTCAGCAGTTCGGAACGCAGCTCATCGGACCGCGATAATGACCTGCTTGGTTCGGACGAATGGGGCTCACGCAGCTCGAAATACAACCAGAGCCAGAGTCAGAGCCAGAGCAGCAAGATTAGCCAGtcgggcgagcgcgacctcaTGGGATCTTGGGACGCCGATTCACACGGCCTGACCACCCACTTTTCCAAGCTGAGCACCTCCAACAACGAGTATggcaacggcaacggcatTCCTGGATTCGGTAGCAAGGGTCTGTCACCGAAACGGACACCGAATCGGACACCAAACCGGTCACGCGGCAACTCGCGCGCGTCTCAGACCCCTTTCGACCccatcgacgaggtgcgTGTGCacgagacgacgagcacgtTCGCAACCCGCGACTGGTCGCTCCCTGCCAATATTGTGCCGTcgcgcgagaagaagcaGCTCTGGCGTGAGCGCAAGGAGCGCCCATTCTCCTCGAGCTACGCAACACCCTCTGGATGGGACTggaaggacgaggaggagcgtgaCCGCCAGTCCGATCACGAAGTTGACCTCACGCACGACGACCACCGCCCGTTTGACGACTACATGCCCACGACGCGTGCCCCAgcgcccaagcccaacCTGGCCCTCAAAGCGGGCCTGGACGCGGCGGATGGGTACGCCCGCGCGGTCGCGCTGCACGACTTTGCCGCCAGCGCTGACGGCGACCTGGCCTTGCGCAAGGGCCAGGTTGTCATTGTGCtcgatggggatggggacgCTGGCGAGTGGTGGAAGGGCCGGAGCACGAGCGGAGCGACCGGCCTCTTCCCCGCCAACTATGTCGAGGTACTCCACATCCCGCGCGACCTGCAGGGCGGCATTACCCGCAGCAtgctgcgccgccgtgtCCTTGCTTTCGACCTATGA
- a CDS encoding uncharacterized protein (Ctr copper transporter family) yields the protein MFFPRHNGVDHSASTPSTTPMSHDMSDMAMPGMKMYVHGTIGVLWFASWQPSTAGATVGVCIGLFLMAILDRYIHALWRACSAAWNRGRVGFFLPVTKGDLPNLNPNSSSSSSSSSALEAVLALDPIGVRKREAAPLSVAGGCCGDVKEELAPGACDCGCGGECGSSSATPCRGTGNCVPDYPTDAPPEKDPLAYLPAAVRSSLDPERAGRWSRPFRFGTDVPRGLLYMLLMVIHFALMLVIMTFQLWWIISVIVGLGVGEMLFGRFGAERI from the exons ATGTTCTTCCCTCGGCATAACGGCGTCGACCACAGCGCAAGCACGCCATCCACGACCCCCATGTCGCACGACATGTCGGACATGGCCATGCCCGGCATGAAGATGTACGTGCACGGCACGATTGGCG TGCTGTGGTTTGCGAGTTGGCAGCCCTCGACCGCTGGCGCGACGGTGGGCGTGTGTATTGGTCTCTTCCTCATGGCCATTCTCGACCGATACATCCACGCGCTTTGGCGCGCGTGCTCAGCCGCATGGAATAGGGGACGAGTGGGATTCTTCCTCCCCGTTACAAAGGGAGATCTTCCCAacctcaaccccaactcGTCATCTAGTTCTAGCTCTAGCTCAGCCCTTgaggccgtcctcgccctcgatcCGATTGGGGTGAggaagcgcgaggcggcacCGCTTTCCGTTGCCGGCGGGTGTTGTGGTGATGTAAAGGAAGAGCTCGCGCCAGGCGCTTGCGATTGTGGATGCGGAGGAGAGTGCGGatcgtcctcggcaacgCCGTGCCGCGGGACTGGTAACTGCGTGCCCGATTACCCTACAGACGCTCCTCCAGAGAAGGACCCGCTGGCGTACCTCCCTGCCGCCGTGCGCTCCAgcctcgaccccgagcgCGCTGGACGCTGGTCGCGTCCGTTCCGGTTCGGGACAGACGTGCCCCGCGGCCTGCTTTACATGCTCCTCATGGTCATCCACTTTGCGCTCATGCTCGTCATCATGACGTTCCAGCTTTGGTGGATTATCAGTGTCATCGTCGGCCTAGGTGTCGGCGAGATGCTGTTTGGACGGTTTGGCGCTGAGCGTATCTAG